From the genome of Leptolyngbya iicbica LK, one region includes:
- a CDS encoding radical SAM protein, which produces MVAMTSTTIPAVYGPVRSWRFGQSLGIDLLGAISTCSLHCRYCQLGEIEQLTCDRAEFVPTEQVQTELQQLDTDNSAIDVVTLSGSGEPTLASNLAPVIDIARAQLQRPIVVLTNGTLLSDRAVRHDLAAADIVAVKIDAVAADQWQTINRPVAGLNLDQVLAGIMTFREQFQGQFTIQTMVMEPWRKLDIERYKAVIRALMPDEVQLNTPLRPRPLTHQLEARGNHDAPPDAQWRQPRCVSAEVLTALGDQLQADLAMPVRHRYEAASLSHH; this is translated from the coding sequence ATGGTTGCCATGACCTCGACCACCATCCCCGCCGTTTATGGGCCAGTCCGCTCATGGCGATTTGGTCAATCTTTAGGCATTGATCTACTCGGTGCAATCTCGACCTGTTCACTGCATTGTCGCTATTGTCAGCTCGGCGAGATCGAGCAGCTCACCTGCGATCGCGCGGAGTTTGTGCCCACCGAGCAAGTCCAGACCGAACTACAGCAGCTCGACACTGACAATAGCGCGATTGATGTGGTCACCTTGAGCGGCAGCGGTGAACCGACCCTGGCGAGCAATTTAGCCCCCGTGATCGACATCGCCCGCGCCCAACTACAGCGCCCGATCGTCGTGCTGACCAATGGCACCTTGTTGAGCGATCGCGCCGTGCGTCATGATTTAGCTGCTGCCGATATCGTCGCCGTTAAAATTGATGCCGTCGCCGCCGACCAGTGGCAAACCATCAACCGCCCTGTGGCGGGTCTCAACCTCGATCAGGTGTTGGCCGGCATCATGACCTTTCGCGAGCAGTTCCAAGGGCAATTTACGATTCAGACCATGGTGATGGAACCCTGGCGCAAACTGGATATCGAACGCTACAAAGCGGTGATTCGCGCTTTGATGCCGGATGAGGTGCAACTAAATACGCCCCTGCGACCCCGCCCCTTGACCCATCAACTTGAAGCCCGGGGCAACCATGATGCCCCCCCTGATGCGCAATGGCGGCAGCCCCGATGCGTCTCAGCTGAGGTCTTGACCGCCTTGGGCGATCAACTACAGGCCGATTTGGCAATGCCCGTGCGCCATCGCTATGAGGCCGCATCCCTCTCACATCATTAA
- a CDS encoding bifunctional diguanylate cyclase/phosphodiesterase — protein sequence MSNRDRESQPVDELSWLSMGKSPFSLPLSLTFSREHLSQLLDDLPVAGLLIDPHGQLLATNQSACDLFEMSSPELLERSLTQLLVTPENPEHGVLTFPIQASCYGLVNLQNEHQQSRSLSFSVIAHVGENIHLLMLQASQPDYFQGLQLAAAIAPTLQPEKTCYTLADTAAQLHLQSVALSACADAIVITDRHGQIEWANPAFTQLTGYSLDEVIGYDPRDLVNSGQQDQAFFRQLWQTILAGEVWRGEIINRRKDQSHYVEEMTITPVYNQAAEITHFIAIKQDITERKIAEQRQQELTTQVNQYAQTLEQINQALRLSEQRYRHVIDTQTELLCRLTPDGTLTFVNEAFCRFFQRSSADLIGSSFIDLVPPEHQAQVRQQIGELQHLSSDRPIVTHEHTVVGADGQIAWHQWINRAFFDDDGQLTEIQASGRDITDYKQAEQALRDRERQLNLFFTQSLDGFFFMMLDEPIAWHDSNLDQTAALDYALTHQRVTKANLAFCEQYGFSQVEDMIGLTPDDVLNHDRATGRAIFRQLFDAGRLHIQTHERRGDGTLMWIEGDYQCLYDDQGRITGHFGVQRDITELHNAIDALAESEQQYRLLVENQTELILKLTPDRQLLFASPSYCQLFNKTLAELVETDFRPPGHPADQAAAQQQWETLWQPPHTCRLEQRTLTNQGWRWLSWSNQAVLDEAGNVTAVVGVGRDITDRKQAEQELQLSEQQFRNVLETLMMVAIMTDSQGNVLFANDYLLSLTGWRRDEVLGQNWFSMFLPAEIRSELRALFNRAINTTEGVADFPAYRENDIVTRTGDRRLIAWNNTVQRNAQGEVISVTCIGEDITERKRAEQSIRDLSQRLSLATASAQLGVWELNYQTGQLIWDQRTYEIYGCAPGMAPPSFEAWLSTYVYAEDVELIERAAHAIEQGQNYFQVDLRIVRADGEMRYVEDHVTVIRDDDGQVLSILGLNRDISDRKASENNIQQLTSRLQLATQSGHIGIWEFAPDTNTMWFDARMAEIYGWEPTAREVEYDAWATAIHPEDAHVVDSELADLRGNAAEMHKEYRIIRPSGEVRYVEDHAIIIRDERGQLQKMIGINLDVTDRARSEQAIRETSQRLEIASDAAQFGIWDWDIVHETLTWDERQHRIHGMSPGEFDGTYAAWQRLVHPDDWPGLLAAAEVALQKDDIYNVEFRIIRTDGAVRYIETYAQILRNAAGQPIRMIGVNRDITHRHQKEVTLQETTQRLTLATEAAKLGVWEWDIASDRTYWDERMYEIYGIDAAEHSGSHHDWYNLIHPEDLTIVEQEIEAQEQGAKGFHSEFRIMRPSGEILYLEAHGQFIRDENGQVVRVFGVNEDISDRKRSELELAEAHEILHALMQNSPAIMELYDETGRYHKVNAITAEFLGKPAAEIEGQHFADLHSQEVATLFMARIQQLVATQQPLVIEDRLQSEGQERVLQSVLFPVLSRPDQPQLLGLVATDITDIVQAQTRLRQQAERERLLRELTENIRRSLDLKTVLQTAVTRIREFLQTDRVLIYQLAADRSGEITVESVGDEWMSVLGETVRDPCFADRWIERYRQGRISQVNDVSTAEMRPCYRRFLEHYQIRANLVLPLVVNEQLWGLLCIHQCRSPRHWQPDEIEFVQQLCGQVEIAIQQAQLLAASQSIAQREQLLNEIVSSIRDSLDLQEILAQATQTLLAVFQAGRCVIALLKAEDDSFEYLASSSGPGIAPLQGQEVSLQSCRQMGPILSQATPVANHDVAQDPQLAAVADKLSQLQVGAMLTVTIRHNDQIKGLLCIQHPVARRWTDQECALIKQVADQLAIAIQQAELYQQAQTELHQRQRLEEQLRHDALHDSLTGLPNRALFLERLQLALRRYQRHQHDAAGMSSAYGATEFAVLFLDLDRFKVINDSLGHAVGDQLLQFVAERLSHCLRDIDIAARLGGDEFVVLLEELHEPQFAVEVARRIHNVLELPIFLDDREIFIRASIGITFSSKHHTSPEHIVQNADIAMYEAKKSNSEYIVFDASMHAIALEQMTLEHDLRHAINREEFRLYFQPIVALSSGRIVGFEALVRWQHPTRGLLYPRAFVEVAEETGLIAAIDLWVLNQACQQLSQWRQMGAEFQDVTISVNLSGRQFSQPDLIQQIDHALAAANLTGRSLKLEITESVLITNSSLAVQTLNEFQARNIAVCMDDFGTGYSSLSYLHQFPVDILKIDKSFILNLNAQKTDPRDYEIVKAIINLALNLNLEVIAEGIENHDVLVYLQKNKCQFGQGYYFAPALATEAATALLRRPSF from the coding sequence ATGTCTAATCGCGATCGCGAGTCTCAACCAGTTGATGAACTCTCTTGGCTATCTATGGGAAAGTCACCCTTTTCCTTACCTTTAAGCCTGACCTTTTCCCGTGAGCATCTCAGTCAACTATTAGATGATTTACCCGTTGCAGGGCTACTGATTGATCCGCACGGTCAGCTTTTGGCCACCAATCAATCGGCTTGCGATTTATTTGAGATGAGCTCACCCGAGCTGCTGGAGCGATCGCTCACCCAATTATTGGTCACTCCCGAAAATCCAGAGCATGGGGTTTTGACGTTTCCCATTCAGGCCTCATGTTACGGCCTTGTGAACCTCCAAAATGAGCATCAACAATCGCGATCTCTGTCTTTTTCAGTGATCGCCCATGTGGGAGAAAATATTCATTTATTAATGCTGCAAGCAAGTCAACCAGACTACTTTCAGGGATTACAACTAGCCGCCGCGATCGCTCCCACTCTCCAGCCTGAAAAAACTTGTTATACCCTCGCTGACACCGCCGCACAACTGCACTTACAAAGTGTCGCACTCAGCGCCTGTGCTGACGCTATTGTCATTACCGATCGCCATGGGCAAATTGAATGGGCCAATCCCGCCTTTACCCAACTCACGGGTTACAGCCTGGACGAAGTCATCGGCTATGACCCGCGTGACTTGGTTAACTCCGGACAACAAGATCAAGCGTTTTTTCGCCAACTCTGGCAAACCATTCTCGCCGGCGAAGTGTGGCGCGGCGAAATCATTAACCGCCGCAAAGATCAGAGCCACTATGTCGAAGAGATGACCATTACGCCGGTATATAACCAGGCCGCCGAAATCACCCATTTCATCGCGATTAAACAAGACATCACTGAGCGCAAAATTGCTGAGCAGCGCCAGCAAGAATTGACGACCCAAGTCAACCAATACGCCCAAACGTTAGAGCAAATTAATCAAGCGTTGCGCCTGAGCGAGCAACGCTATCGCCACGTGATCGACACCCAAACCGAGCTACTTTGTCGATTGACCCCAGATGGCACGCTGACCTTTGTAAATGAGGCATTTTGCCGCTTTTTTCAACGCTCGTCTGCGGATCTGATTGGCAGCAGTTTTATTGACCTGGTGCCACCCGAACATCAGGCGCAGGTGCGGCAACAAATTGGTGAATTGCAACACCTATCAAGCGATCGCCCCATCGTGACTCATGAACACACGGTTGTCGGGGCCGATGGCCAAATCGCCTGGCACCAGTGGATTAACCGCGCCTTTTTTGATGATGACGGTCAGCTTACCGAGATTCAGGCCAGCGGTCGCGATATTACGGACTATAAGCAGGCTGAGCAAGCCTTGCGCGATCGCGAACGCCAACTCAACCTCTTTTTTACGCAATCGCTCGACGGCTTCTTTTTTATGATGCTAGATGAGCCCATCGCGTGGCACGACAGCAATCTTGATCAAACTGCAGCCCTGGACTATGCGCTCACCCATCAGCGAGTAACCAAAGCCAACCTGGCTTTTTGTGAGCAATATGGCTTTAGTCAGGTCGAAGACATGATCGGCCTCACCCCCGACGATGTTCTAAACCATGATCGCGCCACGGGCCGCGCCATTTTTCGGCAATTGTTCGATGCGGGACGCCTTCATATCCAGACGCACGAACGACGGGGCGATGGCACTCTGATGTGGATCGAGGGGGACTATCAGTGTCTGTACGACGACCAGGGACGAATTACCGGGCACTTTGGCGTGCAGCGCGACATCACCGAGTTGCACAATGCCATTGATGCCTTGGCTGAGAGCGAACAGCAATATCGGCTATTAGTCGAAAACCAAACGGAACTTATCCTCAAACTCACGCCCGATCGCCAGTTGCTGTTTGCCAGTCCGTCCTATTGCCAACTTTTCAACAAAACGCTGGCAGAGTTAGTCGAAACCGATTTTCGCCCGCCAGGGCATCCGGCTGATCAAGCTGCCGCGCAGCAACAGTGGGAGACCCTGTGGCAGCCCCCACACACCTGCCGTCTAGAGCAGCGGACCCTCACAAACCAGGGGTGGCGCTGGTTGTCTTGGTCAAACCAAGCCGTATTAGATGAGGCGGGCAACGTGACGGCAGTCGTGGGGGTAGGGCGCGACATCACAGATCGCAAACAGGCCGAGCAAGAATTGCAACTCTCTGAGCAGCAGTTTCGCAATGTGCTCGAAACCCTGATGATGGTCGCCATCATGACCGACTCACAGGGGAATGTGTTGTTCGCCAATGACTATTTGCTGTCATTGACGGGCTGGCGACGGGATGAGGTGTTAGGCCAAAACTGGTTCTCGATGTTTTTGCCTGCCGAAATCCGGTCAGAGCTACGGGCGCTCTTTAACCGGGCAATCAATACGACCGAGGGGGTCGCTGATTTTCCGGCATATCGCGAGAATGACATTGTGACGCGGACGGGCGATCGCCGTCTCATCGCCTGGAACAATACTGTGCAGCGCAACGCGCAAGGTGAGGTCATTAGCGTCACCTGCATTGGCGAAGACATTACGGAGCGAAAACGGGCAGAACAGTCCATCCGTGATTTATCACAGCGCCTGTCGCTCGCGACAGCCTCGGCCCAACTGGGCGTTTGGGAGTTAAATTACCAGACCGGTCAATTAATTTGGGACCAACGCACCTATGAAATTTACGGCTGCGCCCCGGGGATGGCGCCCCCCAGTTTTGAGGCCTGGCTGTCCACTTATGTTTATGCCGAGGATGTCGAGTTAATCGAGCGCGCAGCTCACGCGATTGAGCAAGGCCAAAACTATTTCCAGGTTGATTTGCGAATTGTGCGCGCTGATGGGGAAATGCGTTATGTCGAGGATCACGTTACCGTCATCCGCGATGATGATGGCCAGGTGCTCAGCATCCTCGGGCTCAATCGCGACATTAGCGATCGCAAAGCCAGCGAAAACAATATTCAACAACTCACGAGTCGCTTACAACTGGCCACCCAGTCTGGCCACATCGGCATTTGGGAATTTGCCCCCGACACCAATACGATGTGGTTTGACGCCCGCATGGCAGAAATTTATGGCTGGGAGCCGACTGCGAGAGAGGTTGAATACGATGCTTGGGCCACAGCGATTCATCCCGAAGATGCGCATGTTGTAGACAGCGAACTCGCCGATCTGCGCGGCAATGCCGCCGAAATGCATAAGGAATATCGGATCATTCGCCCTAGTGGTGAAGTCCGTTACGTCGAAGACCACGCCATCATCATTCGCGACGAGCGGGGGCAATTGCAGAAGATGATCGGCATCAACCTCGATGTGACCGATCGCGCCCGCAGCGAGCAGGCCATCCGAGAAACCTCACAGCGACTGGAGATCGCCAGTGACGCGGCCCAATTTGGGATTTGGGACTGGGACATCGTGCACGAAACCCTGACGTGGGATGAACGGCAGCATAGGATTCACGGCATGTCTCCCGGTGAGTTTGACGGCACCTACGCCGCCTGGCAGCGCCTAGTGCACCCAGATGATTGGCCCGGTTTGCTGGCAGCGGCAGAAGTGGCGCTACAAAAGGATGATATTTACAATGTCGAGTTTCGCATCATCCGCACTGATGGCGCAGTGCGATATATCGAGACTTACGCACAGATTTTGCGCAATGCGGCGGGGCAACCCATTCGCATGATTGGCGTCAATCGCGACATTACCCATCGCCACCAAAAAGAAGTCACGCTGCAAGAGACAACCCAGCGCCTTACCCTCGCCACCGAAGCGGCCAAATTAGGCGTGTGGGAATGGGATATCGCCAGCGATCGCACCTATTGGGATGAGCGGATGTATGAAATCTACGGCATCGACGCCGCCGAACACTCCGGCTCTCACCATGACTGGTACAACCTGATTCATCCTGAGGACCTGACGATTGTCGAGCAAGAAATTGAGGCTCAGGAGCAAGGAGCAAAAGGCTTTCACTCCGAGTTCCGGATCATGCGGCCCAGCGGTGAAATTCTCTATCTCGAGGCCCATGGCCAATTTATTCGCGATGAAAACGGGCAAGTGGTGCGGGTGTTTGGCGTTAACGAAGACATCAGCGATCGCAAGCGATCGGAACTCGAACTTGCCGAAGCCCATGAAATTCTCCACGCCTTGATGCAAAACTCCCCCGCCATCATGGAACTCTATGACGAAACGGGGCGATATCACAAAGTCAACGCCATCACCGCTGAGTTTCTAGGCAAACCCGCCGCCGAAATTGAAGGCCAACATTTTGCCGACCTGCATTCTCAAGAAGTTGCCACCCTCTTCATGGCTCGCATTCAGCAATTGGTCGCCACTCAGCAGCCCCTCGTCATCGAAGATCGTCTCCAGAGTGAGGGCCAAGAACGAGTCCTACAATCGGTGCTCTTTCCCGTCTTGTCGCGACCTGATCAGCCCCAATTATTAGGGTTAGTCGCCACTGATATCACCGACATTGTCCAGGCGCAAACGCGGCTACGCCAACAGGCCGAGCGCGAACGCCTCTTGCGCGAGTTGACCGAAAACATTCGCCGCAGTCTTGATCTCAAGACCGTTTTGCAGACGGCAGTGACACGGATTCGTGAGTTCTTGCAGACAGATCGTGTCCTGATTTATCAGCTGGCCGCCGATCGCAGTGGCGAAATCACCGTGGAGTCGGTTGGTGACGAGTGGATGTCAGTGCTAGGCGAGACCGTGCGCGATCCGTGTTTTGCCGATCGCTGGATAGAGCGCTATCGCCAAGGCCGCATCAGCCAGGTCAACGATGTCAGCACGGCTGAGATGCGGCCCTGCTACCGTCGTTTCTTAGAGCATTATCAGATTCGGGCCAATTTGGTGTTGCCCTTAGTGGTGAATGAGCAACTGTGGGGCTTGCTGTGCATTCATCAATGTCGTAGCCCTCGGCACTGGCAACCGGACGAAATCGAGTTTGTACAGCAACTCTGTGGACAGGTCGAAATTGCCATTCAGCAAGCCCAGCTGCTGGCCGCCTCACAAAGCATCGCCCAGCGAGAACAACTGCTCAATGAAATTGTCAGCAGTATCCGCGACAGCCTAGACTTGCAAGAAATTTTGGCACAGGCCACGCAAACTTTGCTGGCGGTCTTTCAAGCGGGACGCTGCGTCATTGCCCTACTCAAAGCAGAGGATGACTCATTTGAATATTTGGCCTCCTCCTCCGGACCTGGTATTGCCCCCTTGCAGGGACAGGAAGTAAGCCTACAAAGCTGTCGGCAAATGGGGCCAATCCTCTCGCAAGCGACCCCGGTAGCAAACCATGACGTGGCTCAAGACCCACAATTGGCCGCCGTTGCGGATAAATTGTCGCAGCTACAGGTTGGGGCCATGTTGACGGTGACGATTCGCCACAACGACCAAATCAAAGGCTTGCTCTGCATCCAGCATCCTGTGGCGCGGCGATGGACTGACCAGGAATGTGCGCTGATCAAACAAGTCGCCGACCAATTAGCGATCGCCATTCAACAAGCCGAGCTGTATCAGCAAGCCCAAACCGAGCTGCACCAACGCCAGCGGCTCGAAGAACAATTGCGTCATGATGCGCTGCACGATAGCCTCACTGGGCTGCCCAATCGCGCGCTGTTTTTAGAGCGGCTGCAACTTGCCCTGCGACGCTATCAGCGCCATCAGCATGATGCGGCGGGCATGTCCTCAGCCTACGGCGCCACTGAGTTTGCCGTGCTGTTTTTAGACCTCGATCGCTTTAAGGTGATCAACGACAGTCTCGGCCATGCCGTGGGCGATCAGCTATTACAGTTCGTTGCCGAAAGACTCAGCCACTGTTTACGCGATATCGATATTGCCGCCCGCTTAGGAGGCGATGAGTTCGTCGTTTTACTCGAAGAATTACATGAGCCGCAGTTTGCCGTTGAGGTCGCTCGACGCATTCACAATGTGTTGGAACTGCCGATTTTTCTCGACGATCGCGAAATCTTTATTCGGGCCAGTATTGGCATCACTTTTAGCAGCAAACACCACACATCGCCAGAACATATTGTCCAAAATGCCGATATCGCGATGTACGAAGCGAAGAAAAGCAACAGTGAATATATTGTGTTTGATGCCTCAATGCATGCGATCGCCCTAGAGCAGATGACGCTGGAACATGATCTGCGCCATGCGATTAATCGTGAGGAATTTCGGCTCTATTTTCAACCCATTGTGGCCTTATCGTCGGGGCGGATTGTCGGCTTTGAGGCACTGGTGCGCTGGCAACATCCGACCCGTGGCCTGCTCTATCCGCGGGCCTTTGTCGAAGTCGCCGAAGAGACTGGATTGATCGCCGCCATCGACCTCTGGGTGCTAAATCAGGCTTGCCAACAGCTCAGTCAGTGGCGGCAGATGGGGGCAGAATTCCAGGATGTGACGATCAGTGTCAATCTGTCAGGACGGCAATTTTCGCAACCCGACCTGATTCAGCAAATTGACCATGCCTTGGCGGCTGCCAACTTGACGGGGCGATCGCTCAAACTCGAAATTACCGAGAGTGTACTAATCACCAACAGTTCCCTAGCGGTGCAGACCTTAAATGAGTTTCAAGCACGCAATATTGCCGTCTGTATGGATGATTTTGGCACTGGCTATTCGTCCCTTAGCTATCTGCATCAATTCCCGGTCGACATTTTGAAAATTGACAAATCTTTCATCCTAAACCTGAATGCCCAAAAGACCGATCCGCGCGATTATGAAATTGTCAAAGCGATCATTAACCTGGCCCTCAACCTCAATTTGGAAGTCATTGCCGAAGGCATCGAAAACCATGACGTGCTGGTGTATTTGCAGAAGAATAAATGTCAATTTGGCCAGGGCTATTACTTTGCGCCCGCTTTAGCGACCGAGGCGGCCACGGCACTCTTACGGCGACCCTCGTTTTAA
- a CDS encoding Tab2/Atab2 family RNA-binding protein, with protein sequence MVIWEVDCYRRPLRNADGQPLWELLVCDRAFEFTYGATAPQAAVNAAWLQQELATALQKSGQSPAEIRVFRPQCLSLLQVAAEGWSLTVRPSRNTPTLKRWLVQRSQWYPAQPEYSGEPYEPIALEQPAPVPMSENLWGEQWRFGSLSAQDLQESLVYEPMPFQSVPEEFLPLKLGLPSTAAIPGVIIDAGRRSLPLAQWLHEQQPAALNYIPGAPDGVILEAGLVDRWVLTTFEDSQVAAAGQQFRDRQQQAQGLHFLLVRPDDSGMTFTGLWLLRL encoded by the coding sequence ATGGTCATTTGGGAAGTGGATTGTTATCGGCGACCGTTGCGTAATGCAGACGGTCAACCGCTGTGGGAATTGCTGGTGTGCGATCGCGCCTTTGAGTTTACTTATGGTGCCACGGCTCCCCAAGCTGCTGTCAATGCGGCTTGGTTGCAACAGGAGTTAGCCACCGCTCTACAAAAGTCCGGTCAGTCGCCCGCAGAGATTCGGGTTTTTCGCCCGCAGTGCCTGTCGTTGTTGCAGGTTGCCGCCGAGGGCTGGTCATTAACTGTGCGCCCCAGTCGCAATACTCCGACTTTGAAGCGCTGGCTGGTGCAGCGATCGCAGTGGTATCCGGCTCAACCCGAATACAGTGGCGAACCCTATGAGCCGATCGCGCTCGAACAGCCTGCGCCCGTGCCGATGTCCGAAAATTTGTGGGGCGAGCAGTGGCGGTTTGGCAGCTTGTCGGCTCAAGATTTGCAAGAGAGTCTCGTTTACGAACCGATGCCCTTTCAGTCGGTGCCGGAGGAATTTTTGCCGCTAAAGCTCGGACTGCCGAGCACAGCGGCGATTCCCGGCGTGATTATTGACGCGGGACGGCGATCGCTGCCCCTGGCGCAGTGGCTTCACGAACAACAGCCAGCTGCGTTGAATTACATTCCCGGTGCGCCGGATGGCGTCATTCTCGAAGCGGGGTTGGTCGATCGCTGGGTGCTCACCACGTTTGAAGACTCGCAGGTTGCAGCGGCGGGGCAGCAGTTTCGCGATCGTCAACAGCAAGCCCAGGGTCTCCATTTTTTGCTGGTGCGCCCCGATGATTCCGGCATGACGTTCACCGGGCTCTGGCTGCTGCGCCTGTAG